The proteins below are encoded in one region of Pseudomonas putida S13.1.2:
- the ltrA gene encoding group II intron reverse transcriptase/maturase — MKIQQATQQMPGEPGREATTKGESRGFATSAEACCPQRDPNPTGGGLLLAALTRENLLLALKRVRSNKGVAGVDGLTIDETIEHLKTAWPGMRSQILAGQYRPAPVRRVLIPKPGGGERKLGIPTVTDRIIQQALLQVLQPMLDPDFSSHSYGFRPGRNAHQAVLAAQQYVQSGRKVVVDVDLEQFFDCINHDLLIARLGRKVTDRGVLRLIRAYLNCGAWIGGDIVVSRQGAPQGGPLSPLLANVVLDEVDQELERRGHCSVRYADDANVYVRSPKAGLRVMAVLRRLYGRLGLRLNEDKSAVASVFGRKFLGYSLWLAPDGKIRRVTASKALGSFKHRIRIMTARNGGQSLEQVIGKLRPYLLGWKAYFCLSQTTAMWKRLDGWIRRRLRALQLKQWRTGRTTHRELRRMGANPDLAAQIAADSHRIWHNSAGWIHGVLTVAWFDRMGLPRLI; from the coding sequence ATGAAGATACAGCAGGCCACGCAGCAGATGCCTGGGGAACCAGGGCGGGAAGCAACGACGAAGGGTGAATCCCGAGGTTTTGCTACCAGTGCTGAAGCCTGCTGTCCGCAACGTGATCCAAACCCCACAGGTGGGGGGCTGCTTCTAGCAGCCCTGACCAGAGAAAATCTATTGCTTGCCCTCAAGCGGGTGCGTTCGAACAAAGGTGTTGCTGGAGTGGACGGTCTGACGATCGACGAAACCATAGAGCACCTGAAGACGGCATGGCCAGGCATGCGCAGCCAGATATTGGCTGGTCAATACCGGCCGGCCCCCGTACGCAGGGTATTGATCCCTAAGCCGGGAGGAGGTGAGCGCAAGCTCGGCATCCCGACGGTGACGGACAGGATCATTCAGCAGGCACTGTTGCAGGTCCTCCAGCCGATGCTGGACCCTGACTTCAGCTCCCACAGCTACGGCTTTCGCCCGGGACGCAACGCTCACCAGGCTGTTCTGGCAGCGCAGCAGTATGTCCAATCGGGGCGAAAGGTTGTAGTGGATGTCGACTTGGAGCAGTTCTTCGACTGCATCAATCATGATCTGCTGATCGCCCGACTGGGCAGGAAGGTGACTGATCGTGGCGTACTCCGCCTGATCCGGGCCTACCTGAACTGCGGGGCGTGGATCGGCGGCGACATCGTGGTCAGCAGACAAGGAGCCCCGCAAGGTGGTCCGCTCTCACCACTGTTGGCCAATGTAGTGCTGGATGAAGTAGATCAAGAATTAGAGCGGCGAGGTCATTGCTCCGTCAGGTATGCCGATGATGCCAACGTTTACGTGCGTAGCCCCAAAGCCGGCCTGCGGGTGATGGCAGTGCTCCGACGCCTCTACGGTCGACTTGGGTTGCGTTTGAACGAAGACAAAAGTGCGGTAGCCAGCGTGTTTGGTCGAAAATTCTTAGGGTACAGCCTTTGGCTGGCCCCTGATGGAAAGATCAGGCGAGTTACCGCGTCTAAGGCACTAGGGAGTTTCAAGCATCGTATCCGAATAATGACCGCGCGTAATGGTGGTCAGAGTTTGGAGCAGGTGATTGGGAAACTACGGCCCTATCTACTGGGTTGGAAAGCGTATTTCTGTCTGTCGCAAACCACTGCGATGTGGAAGCGTTTGGACGGGTGGATACGACGAAGGCTCAGGGCGCTCCAGCTCAAGCAATGGAGAACCGGTAGAACAACGCACCGTGAGCTGCGCAGGATGGGGGCTAACCCCGATCTAGCCGCGCAGATTGCGGCCGACAGCCACAGAATTTGGCACAACAGTGCCGGTTGGATTCACGGTGTTCTGACGGTGGCATGGTTTGACCGGATGGGACTTCCCCGTCTCATTTGA